One window from the genome of Bacteroidota bacterium encodes:
- the rluF gene encoding 23S rRNA pseudouridine(2604) synthase RluF — protein MTRLNKFLSESGFCSRREADRMIEQGRIRVNGAIPELGTKVTSEDEITVDGKPLNAKPELVYLAFNKPVGITCTTDTHIKDNIVDFLNYPSRIFPIGRLDKPSEGLIFLTNDGDIVNKILRAGNNHEKEYIVTVDRPISADFIRLMSEGIPILDTVTKKCFVKMESKFVFRIILTQGLNRQIRRMCEALNYEVTKLKRIRIMNVSLDGIKTGEWRYLTAEEMETINTMVATSSKTEEASLFGMDD, from the coding sequence ATGACAAGGCTAAATAAGTTTCTAAGCGAATCAGGTTTCTGCTCCCGTCGTGAAGCGGATCGGATGATCGAGCAAGGACGTATACGTGTGAATGGAGCTATTCCTGAACTTGGGACTAAAGTTACAAGTGAAGATGAGATCACTGTCGATGGAAAACCATTGAATGCAAAACCGGAACTCGTTTATCTGGCTTTCAATAAACCAGTTGGGATTACGTGCACGACGGATACGCATATAAAAGATAATATTGTCGATTTCTTAAACTACCCTTCGAGAATTTTTCCAATCGGTCGTCTCGATAAACCTTCTGAAGGATTGATCTTTCTTACTAATGATGGTGATATCGTAAACAAAATTCTTCGCGCTGGAAATAATCATGAGAAGGAATATATCGTTACTGTCGATAGACCGATCTCTGCTGATTTTATCAGGCTGATGTCAGAAGGAATTCCAATCCTTGATACAGTAACGAAAAAATGTTTTGTGAAAATGGAAAGCAAATTTGTTTTCCGGATCATACTTACTCAGGGTCTGAACAGACAGATCCGGAGAATGTGTGAAGCACTGAATTACGAAGTGACAAAACTAAAACGCATCCGGATAATGAACGTTTCTCTTGATGGAATAAAAACAGGGGAGTGGCGGTATCTTACTGCTGAAGAAATGGAAACGATCAATACAATGGTTGCGACTTCTAGTAAGACGGAAGAGGCGTCGCTTTTCGGAATGGATGATTAG
- a CDS encoding ABC transporter ATP-binding protein has product MSSPLLEIRNLSTKFTTEAGDVVAVNDIGFSINRSETIGIVGESGSGKSVTALSIMRLLSNNGSITAGKIDFFGRDKQAVDLLQISERELENFRGNEISMIFQEPMTSLNPVISCGKQVAEALIIHKNLSRSEAKQRTIQLFEKVKLPRAEKIFDAYPHELSGGQKQRVMIAMAISCDPAILIADEPTTALDVTVQKKILELLQQLKSEYNMSMIFISHDLAVISEIADRIVVMYKGKIVESGTTAEILSDPKHAYTKALLACRPPLNKRLYRLPTLSDFMKENNDGSFSEIKTFVNDTLKNLEVSENEIEIQRQKLFSQPPILQVKNLSTWFPVRNGLFGNTTEYIKAVDDVSFDVFPGETLGLVGESGCGKTTLGRTILRLIEPTSGQVIFKNKDFANLEGQSLRKMRKHIQMIFQDPYSSLNPKMTIGKAIMEPMQVHGLFENDTIRRMKVYDLLNRVNLNDSHFNRYPHEFSGGQRQRICIARALATQPEFIICDECVSALDASIQAQVLNLLNELKRDFNFTCIFISHDLSIVKFMSDRMIVMNGGKIEEIGSPEIIYKSPKSEYTKRLIEAIPGMVSSFQL; this is encoded by the coding sequence ATGAGCTCGCCATTACTTGAAATCCGGAATCTGAGTACAAAATTCACCACTGAAGCAGGAGATGTTGTCGCTGTCAATGATATTGGCTTTTCTATAAACCGGAGCGAAACGATTGGCATTGTTGGAGAATCCGGATCGGGGAAATCTGTTACTGCACTTTCAATCATGCGGCTGCTTTCCAATAATGGGTCGATCACAGCCGGGAAAATTGATTTTTTCGGTAGAGATAAACAGGCCGTGGACTTACTTCAAATTTCTGAGAGAGAGTTGGAAAATTTCCGCGGCAATGAGATCTCAATGATCTTTCAGGAGCCAATGACTTCTCTCAATCCTGTAATTTCCTGTGGCAAACAAGTTGCTGAAGCACTCATCATCCATAAAAATTTATCCAGGTCAGAAGCAAAGCAGCGGACTATTCAACTTTTCGAAAAAGTAAAATTGCCACGTGCCGAAAAGATCTTTGATGCTTATCCGCATGAACTATCAGGCGGGCAAAAGCAAAGAGTAATGATTGCCATGGCTATCAGTTGTGATCCTGCTATTTTGATTGCTGACGAACCGACAACTGCATTGGATGTTACAGTACAGAAAAAAATTCTGGAACTGTTGCAACAGTTAAAGTCGGAATATAACATGAGCATGATCTTTATCTCTCATGATCTTGCTGTGATTTCAGAAATCGCAGATCGTATAGTTGTAATGTACAAAGGAAAAATTGTAGAAAGTGGAACTACTGCCGAAATATTAAGTGATCCAAAACATGCTTATACAAAAGCGCTTTTAGCTTGTCGTCCGCCGTTGAACAAACGCTTATACCGCTTGCCGACTTTGTCAGATTTTATGAAAGAAAACAATGACGGAAGTTTTTCTGAAATTAAAACTTTTGTGAATGACACTTTAAAAAATCTTGAGGTCAGCGAAAATGAAATCGAAATTCAACGTCAAAAATTATTTTCACAACCTCCAATTCTGCAGGTAAAAAATCTGAGTACATGGTTTCCTGTTAGAAATGGTTTATTCGGAAATACAACAGAATATATCAAAGCAGTTGATGACGTAAGTTTCGATGTATTTCCCGGCGAAACGCTGGGTTTAGTTGGAGAATCCGGCTGTGGTAAAACTACTCTCGGCCGAACGATTCTGAGATTGATAGAACCAACATCGGGTCAGGTTATTTTCAAAAATAAAGATTTTGCAAATCTCGAAGGACAATCACTTCGTAAAATGCGGAAGCATATTCAGATGATATTTCAGGATCCATATTCGTCATTGAATCCTAAAATGACCATTGGAAAAGCGATCATGGAACCTATGCAAGTCCATGGTCTTTTTGAGAATGATACTATCCGAAGAATGAAAGTATATGATTTACTTAATCGTGTGAATCTGAATGATAGTCATTTCAACCGCTATCCACATGAATTTAGTGGCGGACAGCGGCAAAGGATTTGCATTGCAAGAGCGCTTGCAACACAACCTGAATTTATAATCTGCGATGAATGTGTTTCTGCACTGGATGCTTCAATTCAGGCACAGGTTTTGAATTTACTCAATGAACTGAAACGCGATTTCAATTTTACCTGCATCTTTATCTCACATGACCTTTCAATTGTAAAATTTATGAGTGACAGAATGATTGTTATGAATGGCGGAAAAATTGAAGAAATCGGCAGTCCGGAAATCATATACAAATCACCAAAATCAGAATATACAAAGCGTTTAATAGAGGCAATTCCGGGAATGGTTTCTTCTTTTCAATTATAA
- a CDS encoding metallophosphoesterase — MYDIIGDIHGHADKLEELLKKLGYSKKKKEFSHSERKVIFVGDYINRGPKIPETLEIVRNMVESKNAIALMGNHEYHAICFHTKKEKGGYLRKHTIKNILQHYKTIKQFEHDQDGYDETINWFKTLPLFFENENFRVVHACWDEEQINFFKSLTAHKLDHQLITDSTNEDLPAFNAFEITLKGKDLVLPLSERFSDKYGDHTSIRVKWWVDAHHSTFKELCIDPLPGLKDDAVIGGEQLSASRYKEEYKPVFFGHYALEGKPKILRNNICCLDYSVAKEGPMVAYKYDGEKVLDNSKLISV; from the coding sequence ATGTACGACATCATAGGCGATATTCATGGCCACGCAGATAAACTGGAAGAGTTACTTAAGAAACTGGGTTATTCAAAGAAGAAAAAGGAATTTTCTCATTCAGAGCGGAAAGTAATTTTTGTAGGTGATTATATCAATCGTGGTCCGAAGATTCCCGAAACCCTGGAGATCGTGCGCAACATGGTGGAGAGTAAAAATGCAATTGCATTGATGGGAAATCATGAATACCATGCAATCTGTTTTCATACCAAAAAAGAAAAAGGCGGATATTTAAGAAAGCATACCATTAAAAATATTCTTCAGCATTATAAAACAATAAAGCAATTTGAACATGATCAGGATGGTTATGATGAAACTATCAACTGGTTCAAGACTCTTCCATTATTTTTCGAAAATGAAAATTTCCGTGTTGTACATGCTTGCTGGGATGAAGAGCAGATAAATTTTTTTAAAAGTTTAACTGCACATAAACTGGATCATCAATTGATCACTGATTCTACAAATGAGGATTTACCAGCATTTAATGCATTTGAAATTACATTGAAAGGAAAAGATCTTGTGCTTCCATTGTCAGAACGGTTTTCAGATAAATATGGGGATCATACTTCCATTCGTGTGAAATGGTGGGTGGATGCTCATCATTCTACTTTTAAGGAATTATGTATTGATCCATTACCGGGACTAAAGGATGATGCTGTGATAGGTGGAGAACAATTAAGTGCGAGCAGATATAAAGAAGAATACAAACCTGTCTTCTTCGGACATTATGCACTCGAAGGAAAACCGAAAATTTTAAGAAATAATATTTGTTGTTTGGATTATTCTGTTGCTAAGGAAGGGCCGATGGTGGCTTATAAGTATGATGGGGAGAAGGTGTTGGATAATTCCAAATTAATTTCCGTGTAA
- the lysS gene encoding lysine--tRNA ligase: protein MELNEQELIRRQKLEELQQHNINPYPAELWPITHTSKEMLEGFGTNPDAYREVSFAGRVMSIRDMGKAAFGVLQDSIGRIQIYVKRDDICPGDDKSDYDFLFKKMLDMGDIIGVKGYVFVTKMGETSIHVQSFKLLSKALRPLPVVKKDADGNIHDAFSDPEMRYRQRYVDLIVNPQVREAFLKRSKLTNSMRAFLNEKGYMEVETPILQPLYGGAAARPFKTHHNTLDMTLYLRIANELYLKRLIVGGFDGVYEFAKDFRNEGMSRFHNPEFTQVELYVAYKDYEWMMNLVEEMVERVAIDTNGTTEIQVGEHIISFKRPWKRFTMYEAIAHFTGIDITEMDEIALATTAKGLGIHVDNTMGRGKMIDEIFGEHCEGKLIQPTFITDYPVEMSPLAKKHRSKPGLVERFEAICNGKEICNAFSELNDPIDQRMRFEEQNELGKRGDEEAMQLDEDFLRALEFGMPPTAGLGIGIDRLAMVMTNSASIQDVLFFPQMRPERVEQD from the coding sequence ATGGAATTGAATGAACAGGAATTGATCCGCCGCCAGAAACTGGAGGAATTGCAACAACACAATATCAACCCGTATCCGGCTGAACTATGGCCGATAACACATACTTCCAAGGAAATGCTTGAAGGCTTCGGTACAAATCCAGATGCCTACAGAGAAGTTTCTTTCGCAGGAAGAGTGATGAGCATTCGCGATATGGGCAAAGCTGCCTTCGGAGTTTTGCAAGACAGCATTGGCCGGATCCAGATCTATGTGAAACGTGATGATATTTGTCCGGGCGATGATAAATCGGATTACGATTTTCTTTTTAAGAAAATGCTCGACATGGGCGATATCATTGGTGTGAAAGGATATGTGTTCGTTACAAAAATGGGCGAGACAAGTATTCATGTTCAGAGTTTCAAACTTCTGAGCAAAGCGCTTCGTCCGCTTCCTGTTGTGAAGAAAGATGCTGATGGAAATATTCATGATGCATTCAGCGATCCTGAAATGAGATATCGTCAGCGGTATGTCGATCTTATCGTGAATCCTCAGGTTCGTGAAGCATTTCTAAAACGTTCGAAGCTTACTAATTCTATGCGTGCTTTCCTGAATGAGAAAGGCTACATGGAAGTTGAAACTCCGATTCTTCAGCCGCTTTATGGGGGTGCTGCTGCGCGTCCGTTCAAGACGCATCACAATACTTTAGATATGACTTTATATCTAAGGATTGCAAATGAATTATATCTGAAACGACTGATCGTTGGCGGATTCGATGGCGTATATGAATTTGCAAAAGATTTCCGCAACGAAGGAATGAGTCGTTTTCATAATCCGGAATTTACGCAGGTAGAATTGTATGTTGCATACAAAGATTACGAATGGATGATGAACTTAGTTGAAGAAATGGTCGAGCGTGTTGCTATCGATACCAATGGCACAACAGAGATTCAGGTTGGTGAACATATCATCAGTTTCAAACGTCCATGGAAACGATTTACAATGTATGAAGCGATTGCACATTTTACAGGAATCGATATTACTGAGATGGACGAAATTGCTCTTGCTACTACAGCGAAGGGTCTTGGTATTCATGTCGACAATACAATGGGCCGCGGAAAAATGATCGATGAAATTTTCGGTGAGCATTGCGAAGGAAAATTAATTCAACCGACATTCATAACGGATTATCCTGTGGAAATGTCGCCGCTTGCAAAAAAGCATCGTTCAAAACCCGGACTGGTAGAGCGTTTCGAAGCTATCTGTAATGGCAAAGAAATTTGCAATGCCTTTTCTGAATTAAATGATCCTATCGATCAACGTATGCGTTTCGAAGAGCAAAATGAATTAGGAAAACGTGGTGATGAAGAAGCAATGCAACTCGATGAAGATTTTCTCCGTGCACTGGAATTCGGTATGCCACCGACAGCTGGATTGGGAATTGGAATCGATCGTTTAGCTATGGTGATGACGAATTCTGCTTCAATTCAGGATGTGTTGTTTTTCCCGCAGATGAGACCGGAGCGTGTGGAGCAGGATTGA
- a CDS encoding glycosyltransferase, with protein MANEEHDFYPFISALQKELDMLKSGSVFLIVDNVSKDKTLELCRHLSENDKRFHTIWAPENRNVVDAYIRGYKEALKNSDAEFIIEMDAGLSHDPASLEIILNSLDQGTQCVFGSRFIEGGSMGDSPAKRQSLSKTGTILSNLLLGTKLHDMTSGYQGFQRNIVEKFTAYELKSKAHFYQTEIRYLLRKYPSKEIPIQYQAPSPRVSKKAITNSIETLLYYFWRRITFRSISI; from the coding sequence ATGGCCAACGAAGAACATGATTTTTATCCGTTTATTTCCGCATTGCAGAAAGAACTGGATATGTTGAAAAGTGGGTCTGTCTTTCTCATCGTTGATAATGTTTCTAAAGACAAGACTCTTGAATTGTGTCGTCATCTTTCAGAAAACGATAAACGTTTTCATACGATCTGGGCTCCTGAAAACAGAAATGTTGTTGATGCATATATCCGCGGTTATAAAGAAGCATTAAAAAATTCCGATGCTGAATTTATTATTGAAATGGATGCAGGTTTATCACATGATCCGGCTTCATTAGAAATTATCCTGAATTCACTGGATCAGGGTACGCAATGTGTGTTCGGATCGCGGTTCATAGAAGGTGGTTCAATGGGCGATTCTCCTGCTAAAAGACAAAGCCTTTCAAAGACAGGTACTATTTTATCAAACCTTTTATTAGGAACAAAATTGCATGATATGACTTCCGGATATCAGGGGTTTCAGAGAAACATTGTTGAAAAATTCACAGCATACGAATTGAAATCGAAAGCACATTTTTATCAGACAGAGATCCGTTATCTTTTGAGGAAATATCCATCGAAAGAAATTCCAATACAATATCAGGCCCCGAGTCCACGGGTTTCAAAAAAAGCAATTACCAATTCAATTGAAACATTACTTTACTACTTTTGGCGAAGAATAACGTTTCGTTCCATTTCAATCTGA
- a CDS encoding SIS domain-containing protein, whose product MKSLVDQFPGQLKEAIGIGEKFSMTKPAKEIRNILITGLGGSGIGGTIVAEIVFNECKVPITVNKDYFVPAFVNDETLVIVCSYSGNTEETLQAMELAMQKNAKIVCITSGGKVAEIAKAKIWTTL is encoded by the coding sequence ATGAAATCACTGGTAGACCAGTTTCCGGGGCAGCTTAAAGAGGCGATTGGAATTGGTGAGAAATTTTCAATGACAAAGCCTGCAAAAGAGATCCGGAATATTCTGATCACAGGTCTTGGCGGGTCAGGTATTGGCGGAACGATCGTTGCTGAAATAGTTTTCAATGAATGCAAAGTTCCTATTACTGTCAATAAAGATTATTTCGTACCGGCATTTGTAAATGATGAGACGTTAGTGATCGTTTGCTCCTATTCCGGAAATACGGAAGAAACGTTGCAGGCAATGGAACTGGCAATGCAGAAAAATGCCAAAATTGTTTGCATCACTTCAGGTGGAAAAGTTGCCGAGATTGCAAAAGCAAAAATCTGGACCACATTATGA
- a CDS encoding 3'-5' exonuclease: MNSLPVIQNILFIDIETVPQYGDYADVPPRMKKLWDKKCENFKEDKMPYEFYDRAGIYSEFGKIVCICCGYFDNDQVYNETEFYGHDEKAILISFKELISSKFYLNTKVLCAHNGKEFDFPYISRRMLIHGISLPSMLEIAGKKPWEVRHLDTMELWKFGDYKSYTSLDLLAAVFNITTPKDDLDGSMVRETYWLKNDLERIVTYCKKDVRTLCEIFMRIAQVERVSFPLVNKELLI, from the coding sequence ATGAATTCACTACCCGTTATCCAGAATATTTTATTTATCGATATTGAAACTGTCCCTCAATATGGTGACTATGCTGATGTTCCTCCAAGGATGAAAAAATTGTGGGACAAGAAATGCGAGAACTTTAAGGAGGATAAAATGCCATATGAGTTCTACGACCGTGCAGGTATTTATTCAGAGTTTGGAAAAATCGTCTGCATTTGTTGCGGATACTTCGACAACGATCAGGTCTATAATGAAACAGAATTTTATGGGCATGATGAGAAAGCAATTTTAATTTCTTTCAAAGAATTGATCAGTTCCAAATTTTATCTGAATACAAAAGTTCTTTGCGCACACAATGGAAAGGAATTTGATTTTCCCTATATCAGTCGCAGGATGCTCATACATGGAATCTCACTTCCATCGATGCTTGAAATAGCAGGAAAAAAGCCCTGGGAAGTAAGGCATCTTGATACAATGGAGCTTTGGAAATTCGGTGATTACAAATCGTATACTTCACTTGACTTGCTCGCCGCTGTCTTTAATATTACCACTCCTAAGGATGATCTTGATGGAAGTATGGTTAGAGAAACTTATTGGTTAAAAAATGATCTGGAAAGAATTGTAACATACTGTAAAAAGGATGTCCGGACGTTATGTGAAATCTTTATGCGAATTGCTCAGGTGGAGAGAGTGAGTTTTCCTTTGGTGAATAAGGAACTTTTAATTTAA
- a CDS encoding serine hydrolase, with protein sequence MNKTKKRNPFWAKIIWGFFIILVSTMIAIWISGYTFIYKTLIYTYPDIDDINLFDTRTVTDSAGIPWTLSTSYNKTKLNENTEATLTANESVAYLVIKNDSIVHEEYWDHASANTLSNSFSVAKSIVGLLTGIAHDEGYFSLDDSVGKYLPEFSEGRNGTLKIRHLLQMSSGLNWDESYSSLFSKTTEAYYGDDLKHQVLKLKVIKDPGTVFEYMSCNTVLLSLIINKTTGKSISEFASEKLWKPIHATQPAYWSLDHNDGIEKSYCCFYSSARDFAKVGKLVLDSGRWEGKQIVSKEFLNEMLTPNMIKDQFGASTDYYGLQWWMMDHKGHKVYYARGILGQYIAVIPDEQIIMVRLGHKRGQKVGNHYDDLFAYLDGALE encoded by the coding sequence ATGAACAAAACAAAAAAGCGCAATCCTTTTTGGGCGAAGATCATCTGGGGATTTTTTATTATCCTGGTGAGTACGATGATTGCAATCTGGATCTCCGGTTACACTTTCATTTATAAAACACTTATTTACACTTATCCGGATATTGATGATATCAATTTGTTTGACACAAGAACGGTAACAGATAGTGCCGGTATTCCATGGACCTTATCCACATCGTATAATAAAACCAAATTGAATGAAAATACTGAAGCAACCTTAACTGCAAATGAGAGTGTAGCATATCTGGTAATTAAAAATGATTCAATTGTTCATGAAGAATATTGGGATCATGCTTCAGCAAATACATTGAGTAATTCATTTTCAGTTGCAAAAAGTATTGTTGGATTACTAACAGGTATTGCCCATGACGAAGGATATTTTTCACTTGACGATTCTGTTGGAAAGTATTTGCCTGAATTTTCTGAAGGGAGAAATGGAACCTTGAAGATCCGGCATCTTCTGCAAATGAGTTCCGGACTTAACTGGGATGAATCGTACAGTAGTTTATTTTCAAAAACAACAGAAGCATATTATGGCGATGACCTGAAACATCAGGTATTGAAATTAAAAGTCATCAAAGACCCCGGAACCGTTTTCGAATATATGAGTTGCAATACTGTTTTACTTTCGTTGATCATCAACAAGACTACAGGAAAATCAATTTCAGAATTCGCTTCGGAAAAATTATGGAAGCCGATCCATGCAACTCAACCAGCATACTGGTCGCTCGATCATAATGATGGTATAGAGAAATCGTATTGTTGTTTCTATTCAAGCGCAAGAGATTTTGCAAAAGTCGGGAAACTTGTTTTAGATAGTGGCAGATGGGAAGGAAAACAAATTGTGTCTAAAGAATTTTTAAATGAAATGCTCACTCCAAACATGATCAAGGATCAGTTTGGTGCGTCTACAGATTATTATGGTCTGCAATGGTGGATGATGGATCACAAGGGTCATAAAGTATACTACGCAAGAGGAATTTTAGGACAGTATATTGCAGTGATACCGGATGAGCAAATCATTATGGTACGCTTAGGCCATAAGCGCGGACAGAAAGTGGGGAATCATTATGATGATCTTTTTGCTTATCTGGATGGAGCGTTGGAGTAA
- a CDS encoding T9SS type A sorting domain-containing protein, with translation MKKLLTLAVLLINSIVFAQPSCQWAYIPVGAVQTYNTIYNSTTDHSGNLIVTGILLGNADMDPGADPADTSFSTATYNYYISKTDSSGNLIWIHYFQNNSQIGLFEFVGLKVNSANEIVVVGNFTGLIDFDFSDAGVDTLRSHFPTYTDYFVAKYDPSGSYQWAFSIGDPTTSDIVAQAMTILPNDNIVIAANPNGTIDVDPGVAVHYNIGGNGNVICYDNNGNYVWNNNISNTTSYCILNNSLESDIGGNVFMATVGYYKLTLTAFDNAGSRSSEMTIGDFPAGARVNPQSLLTDKSTGEIYVAGTYGGMVDFDPGSNVVFRTSSSAMFQDGFIAKYDRFLNFIWVQTYEGECSFGNFSLDFYGADIAAVGNLAGTIDFGNSTILSASSSFSPFYIKLNSTGITQSGFTIDGFGRFNSIHSFPNNSFATTGLISDNTDMDPTSGTLILNATASNHFCAVYQSPVQTSVVENAIDIIVAYPNPAMNFVELKISSRLVGETYTIYDITSKAVLSGELVTENTTINLENIASGIYTLKTGSNQEQTLRIVKE, from the coding sequence ATGAAAAAGCTCCTGACCCTTGCAGTACTTTTAATAAACTCAATCGTTTTCGCCCAACCTTCTTGTCAATGGGCATACATTCCTGTCGGAGCTGTGCAAACGTATAACACAATTTACAACTCAACGACTGATCACTCGGGGAATCTTATCGTAACAGGAATACTTTTGGGAAATGCTGATATGGATCCGGGTGCTGATCCGGCAGATACTTCATTCAGTACAGCGACTTACAATTACTACATTTCAAAAACTGATTCTTCAGGCAATTTGATCTGGATCCATTACTTTCAGAACAACTCACAAATTGGTCTGTTCGAATTCGTCGGACTGAAAGTGAATTCGGCAAATGAAATTGTTGTTGTTGGAAATTTTACCGGACTGATCGATTTCGATTTCTCTGATGCAGGTGTTGATACTTTGCGAAGCCATTTCCCTACTTACACTGATTATTTCGTAGCTAAATATGATCCATCGGGATCATACCAATGGGCGTTCAGCATTGGTGATCCGACCACAAGCGATATCGTTGCGCAGGCAATGACCATTCTTCCAAACGATAATATTGTGATCGCCGCTAATCCCAACGGAACTATTGATGTTGATCCGGGAGTTGCAGTTCATTACAACATCGGTGGAAATGGGAATGTAATCTGCTATGATAATAACGGAAACTATGTCTGGAATAACAATATTTCCAACACAACATCCTATTGCATTCTAAACAATAGTCTTGAAAGCGATATCGGCGGTAATGTGTTTATGGCAACAGTTGGATATTACAAACTAACCTTAACTGCATTCGATAATGCCGGTAGCAGAAGTAGCGAAATGACCATTGGAGATTTCCCTGCCGGTGCACGTGTTAATCCGCAGTCATTGTTGACTGATAAATCAACCGGAGAAATTTATGTTGCAGGAACATATGGCGGTATGGTTGATTTTGATCCGGGCTCAAATGTGGTATTCAGAACGTCTTCCTCGGCAATGTTTCAGGATGGTTTTATAGCTAAATATGACCGGTTCCTAAATTTCATCTGGGTACAAACGTATGAAGGTGAATGTTCGTTTGGGAATTTCAGTCTTGACTTCTATGGAGCCGATATTGCTGCTGTCGGGAATCTGGCAGGAACAATTGATTTTGGTAACAGTACAATTTTATCAGCATCTTCTTCGTTCAGTCCGTTCTATATAAAACTCAATTCAACCGGTATCACACAAAGTGGTTTTACAATTGATGGTTTTGGTAGATTTAATTCTATTCATAGCTTTCCGAATAATTCTTTCGCAACGACAGGATTAATTTCAGATAACACCGATATGGATCCGACATCGGGAACATTAATTTTAAACGCTACTGCTTCAAACCATTTCTGTGCGGTATATCAATCTCCTGTTCAAACTTCTGTTGTAGAAAATGCTATTGATATAATAGTTGCTTATCCAAACCCTGCAATGAACTTTGTCGAATTGAAAATCAGCAGCAGACTTGTTGGCGAGACCTATACAATTTATGATATTACATCTAAAGCAGTTTTAAGTGGTGAATTAGTAACTGAAAATACGACCATCAATCTTGAGAACATTGCCAGTGGAATTTATACGTTAAAAACAGGTTCAAATCAGGAGCAAACTTTGAGGATAGTAAAAGAATAA
- the lipB gene encoding lipoyl(octanoyl) transferase LipB, translating to MSEILNSLTTITEDQQNRAVIFRDLGLIDYKEAWDYQEKLFQEVIDRKVNNRKLPVEEQESPKHYLLFCEHPHVFTLGRSGDEANLVIKENDLPSVQATFYKNNRGGDITYHGPGQIVGYPILDLDFFFTDIHKYLRFLEEAVILTLKDYGIEAGRIAGLTGVWLDPEDKIRARKICALGVRCSRWVTMHGFAFNVNTDLNYFNYIIPCGITDKQVTSMEKELGRKVDIEEVKLKLRKNIGLLFQMGLK from the coding sequence ATGAGTGAAATTTTAAATTCATTAACTACGATCACGGAAGATCAGCAAAATCGCGCTGTCATTTTCCGTGATCTTGGTTTAATAGATTACAAGGAAGCGTGGGATTATCAGGAGAAGTTGTTTCAGGAAGTTATTGACAGAAAAGTAAACAACAGAAAACTTCCTGTTGAAGAACAGGAATCTCCAAAACATTATTTGCTTTTCTGTGAGCATCCGCATGTTTTCACACTTGGAAGAAGTGGTGATGAAGCAAATCTGGTCATCAAAGAAAATGATCTTCCATCTGTACAGGCAACATTTTACAAAAACAATCGTGGTGGCGATATTACCTATCACGGTCCGGGACAAATTGTAGGTTATCCGATTTTAGATCTTGATTTTTTCTTCACCGACATTCATAAGTATTTAAGATTTTTAGAAGAAGCAGTAATTCTCACTCTGAAAGATTACGGAATTGAAGCCGGCAGAATTGCAGGATTGACAGGTGTATGGCTTGATCCGGAAGATAAAATCCGCGCGAGAAAGATCTGTGCTCTTGGTGTCCGTTGTTCAAGATGGGTAACAATGCATGGTTTTGCATTCAATGTAAATACTGATTTGAATTATTTCAACTACATTATTCCCTGCGGGATTACGGATAAGCAGGTGACATCGATGGAAAAAGAGTTGGGAAGAAAAGTTGATATTGAAGAAGTGAAATTGAAACTCAGAAAAAATATTGGATTACTTTTTCAAATGGGATTAAAATAA
- a CDS encoding rhodanese-like domain-containing protein yields the protein MKKLAILFLIAFVQFACGQNTATTITPENFKKEIEDSTVVVLDVRTPVEYSEGHIANSVNIDYNADDFASRLDGLDKNKKYEVYCRSGKRAVQPLQN from the coding sequence ATGAAAAAACTAGCTATCTTATTCCTCATTGCATTTGTTCAATTCGCTTGCGGACAAAACACTGCAACAACAATTACTCCTGAAAATTTCAAAAAGGAAATTGAAGATTCAACAGTTGTTGTTCTTGATGTAAGGACTCCTGTAGAATATTCAGAAGGCCATATTGCAAATTCGGTTAACATCGATTATAACGCTGATGATTTTGCCTCACGTCTCGATGGTCTTGACAAAAACAAAAAGTATGAAGTGTATTGCCGTAGTGGAAAACGCGCAGTGCAGCCGCTTCAAAATTAA